AGAATTCTTAATCATTCCTTCTATTCAAAGTAATTTAAAACACGGTAACCACCTTCTTTTAAAAACTGATCTTTTTTCATTAATTTGACATCACTTTGCATCATATCTTTAATAAGATCACTTAAATCAAACTCAGGCTTCCACCCCAATTTATTATTTGCTTTACTAGGGTCACCAATCAACAAATCAACTTCAGTAGGTCTAAAATACTTTGGATCAACTGCCAATACTTCTTTACCTATCTCTAATTGGTACTCCGGATTATTACATTTTGTAATATATGCTTTTTCGTCAATTCCTTTACCTTTGAACTCTAATTCAATGCCAACTTCATTAAAACACATTCTTACAAATTCTCTTACGGGTGTAGTTTTACCTGTTGCTATAACCCAGTCTTCGGCTTCATCTGCTTGTAAAATCATCCACATCATACGAACGTAGTCCTTTGCATGTCCCCAGTCTCTTTGAGCATCTAAATTACCTAGGTAAATTTTATCCTGCAATCCTAAAGCAATTCGAGAAGTAGCACGTGTGATTTTTCTTGTTACAAATGTTTCTCCTCTTATAGGGGATTCATGATTAAACAATATACCATTACAGGCGTACATGCCATATGCTTCCCTATAATTCACAGTAATCCAATAGGCATACATTTTTGCTACTGCATATGGACTTCTTGGATAAAAGGGTGTTGTTTCACTCTGTGGCACTTCTTGAACTTTACCATAAAGTTCTGATGTTGAAGCTTGGTATATTCTTGTTTTATCTGACAATCCCAATAAACGTACAGCGTCTAATATTCTTAAGGTTCCTAATCCATCTGCATTCCCGGTATATTCTGGTGTTTCAAAAGAAACCGCAACATGACTCATTGCAGCCAAGTTATAAATTTCATCTGGTTGAATTTCTTGAATTAACCTAATAAGATTTGTACTGTCGGTCATATCCCCATAGTGCAATATAAAATTACGCTCTTTTTCATGTGGATCTTGATAAAGATGGTCTATTCTATCTGTATTAAACAATGAGGAACGACGTTTTAAACCATGAACAACGTATCCTTTTTTTAATAAAAACTCGCTTAAATATGCTCCGTCTTGTCCGGTAACTCCTGTTATCAAGGCTACTTTCTTCATAAATAAATAATCTTTTAAGTCTGGTGTGTTTATATTTCTTTGCAGTAGAACGGCTATATCACTTAAAAATTTTGTTAAAGGTAAAAAAAAAGCCTCCACATGGAAGGCTTTAAATTTAATTAATTAAATACTTTAGTTTAAAAGGCTCCAATGTTATAAGTAACTCTTTCCCTTCCATAAAAATCAGTACTACATTTAGAATTTAGTAAAGAGGTATTTTGTCCCATACCAATTAAGGGACTTTCTGGCGATAATTGTAATCCACCAATTGAAGTTACATTGTTCAATAATGTTGAAGTGTCCTGGAATAATGGAT
The genomic region above belongs to Maribacter hydrothermalis and contains:
- the gmd gene encoding GDP-mannose 4,6-dehydratase; protein product: MKKVALITGVTGQDGAYLSEFLLKKGYVVHGLKRRSSLFNTDRIDHLYQDPHEKERNFILHYGDMTDSTNLIRLIQEIQPDEIYNLAAMSHVAVSFETPEYTGNADGLGTLRILDAVRLLGLSDKTRIYQASTSELYGKVQEVPQSETTPFYPRSPYAVAKMYAYWITVNYREAYGMYACNGILFNHESPIRGETFVTRKITRATSRIALGLQDKIYLGNLDAQRDWGHAKDYVRMMWMILQADEAEDWVIATGKTTPVREFVRMCFNEVGIELEFKGKGIDEKAYITKCNNPEYQLEIGKEVLAVDPKYFRPTEVDLLIGDPSKANNKLGWKPEFDLSDLIKDMMQSDVKLMKKDQFLKEGGYRVLNYFE